In Bacteroidia bacterium, the sequence TGCAAAGAAACAAATCAAGCTATTTTTGTCCGTGTCTTTGGGAAAAATTAGGATATTTTTAGTAGATGACCATCAGATTATGATTGATGGCCTTAAGGCATTGTTAAGATTTGAAAAGGAAATTGAAATAATTGGCGAGAGCACCAGGCCATTGGAAGCGGTTCAAACCATTCAACAACTTAAACCCGATTTAGTTATTACTGATATCAGTATGCCATTATTGGATGGAATTGGTTTAACCAAGACCGTAAAATCCAACCATCCTGATGTAAAGGTTTTAGCCTTGAGCATGAGCGGAGAGCGGGTAACTATTTCCGAAATGCTGGATGCCGGCGTTTCCGGATATATTCTAAAAAATACCGGGAAAGATGAACTTGTAGGAGCCATTCACAAAATTATACAAGGAGGAATGTTTTTCAGTGATCAGGTTTCGGCTGAACTGATGAAAGCCATTCAGGAAAGGCAGCATTTAAAACAAGACGAAGAAAAAGCAGGTTTGACCCAACGTGAATTGGAAATTATTCGGTTAATAGCAAAAGAATACTCTAATTTGCAGATTGCAGATGCTTTATTTATCAGCGAACGCACGGTTGAAAGTCACCGCAAAAACATTTTCAGAAAAACCGAAACCAAAACCATAGTCGGTTTAATAAAATATGCCATAGAGCATAAATTGGTAGATTAAACCTAAAATCCTGACTTGAATTCCAATGCCAATTTTTGGATAACTTCAGGAAATTACCACAATTGATTCGGAGGAATAAAGTCAGGGGTTCCGTCCGGGTAGGGATAGAAGTGGAAAGCCCACAGACGACCGCGGCGATAGCCAAGGGCGGCGAGGACTTGTAACGGATAGCCCGACCATGAGCCAGTAAAATGTTGGAATATCAACCAAAAGTTTAGGCGAATGGGACCCGCCCAAAAAAAAACTAACTTACCGATTCAAGATTTTCAACCGAATAATCCTTTACTACATTATACACGGTGTCTCGTTCAATAGGACGACGGCCGGCATCCTTAATAAGTTTAACCAACTGCTCGGTAGTTAAAACCGGGGTTTGTTCTTCACTTCCGGCCATGGAGTAAATTTTGGTAGTATCATCAATGGTGCCATCGATATCATCCACGCCAAAATTTAAGGACATCTGAGCTG encodes:
- a CDS encoding response regulator transcription factor, whose translation is MGKIRIFLVDDHQIMIDGLKALLRFEKEIEIIGESTRPLEAVQTIQQLKPDLVITDISMPLLDGIGLTKTVKSNHPDVKVLALSMSGERVTISEMLDAGVSGYILKNTGKDELVGAIHKIIQGGMFFSDQVSAELMKAIQERQHLKQDEEKAGLTQRELEIIRLIAKEYSNLQIADALFISERTVESHRKNIFRKTETKTIVGLIKYAIEHKLVD